In one window of Pseudochaenichthys georgianus chromosome 5, fPseGeo1.2, whole genome shotgun sequence DNA:
- the LOC117446449 gene encoding pepsin A-like — MNSAVMNLKSRGFHQTTEAMPWIPLKRGKSARQQLDERGLFQEYRKKFPYNPAAKFLPRGEQTVVPLTFDPDMTYYGEIGIGTPPQVFKVLFDTGSSDFWVPSTRCNSSACGNHVMFSSSASSTFKAGTNTFRISYISGYASGTTGYDIVKVGDLYVEHQIVGLADEEANFLDYVPWDGILGLAFPGLSHEGGTPIFYNMWNQGTIPQNMFSMYLSSSIEGSMLFLGGTDYSYYSGSLNWIPLYGATNYWNIQIQSITINGNTVACSGGCEAVVDSGTAYIIGPSKDINNINGWLGATTDRLGEASVNCRNTNSLPEIMFNINGYNFALPPSAYVIQSSSGCSTGFGAGTWILGEVFMRQYYTAFDIGNNRVGFAQSV, encoded by the exons ATGAACTCCGCTGTTATGAATCTGAAGTCACGAGGATTTCATCAGACCACAGAAGCCATGCCTTG GATTCCCCTGAAGAGAGGGAAGTCTGCCCGGCAACAGCTGGACGAGAGAGGCCTGTTCCAGGAGTACAGGAAGAAGTTTCCATACAACCCGGCAGCTAAGTTTCTCCCAAGGGGCGAGCAGACTGTGGTGCcattgacctttgaccctgat ATGACATACTATGGAGAGATTGGCATCGGGACCCCTCCTCAGGTCTTTAAAGTCCTCTTTGACACCGGCTCCTCCGACTTCTGGGttccctccacacgctgcaacagctccgcCTGTG GAAATCATGTAATGTTCAGTAGCTCGGCATCCTCCACTTTCAAGGCCGGCACAAATACTTTCCGCATATCGTACATCAGCGGATATGCATCAGGAACCACAGGATATGATATCGTAAAG GTAGGCGACCTCTACGTGGAGCACCAGATCGTTGGCCTCGCTGACGAAGAGGCGAATTTCCTTGACTATGTTCCCTGGGATGGGATTCTTGGTCTGGCCTTCCCTGGCTTGTCACACGAGGGAGGCACACCTATTTTTTACAACATGTGGAACCAGGGCACAATCCCCCAGAATATGTTCTCCATGTACCTGAGCAG TTCTATAGAAGGCAGTATGCTTTTTCTGGGAGGAACAGATTACAGCTATTACTCTGGAAGCCTAAACTGGATCCCCCTGTACGGAGCCACTAACTATTGGAACATCCAGATACAAAG CATCACCATCAATGGGAACACTGTGGCCTGCTCTGGAGGTTGTGAAGCAGTAGTGGACTCTGGGACTGCTTACATCATCGGCCCAAGCAAAGACATTAACAACATCAACGGCTGGCTGGGAGCCACCACAGATCGGCTTGGTGAA GCTTCTGTGAACTGCAGGAACACGAATAGCTTGCCAGAAATTATGTTCAACATAAACGGCTACAACTTTGCTCTTCCTCCATCAGCCTACGTAATACAG TCTTCGTCCGGCTGCAGCACAGGGTTTGGAGCCGGCACCTGGATCCTGGGAGAGGTGTTCATGCGGCAGTACTACACCGCCTTTGACATCGGAAACAACAGGGTGGGCTTTGCTCAGTCTGTGTGA